The genomic DNA TGGCccagacagagagtccgagacagagcttttgttatcattcttttctattctattcttagccagccttctaacgaaatcctttcttctattattttagtacagttttaatgtaatatataccataaaataacgaatcagccttgtgaaacacggagtcagatccttccCTCATCCcgacccctgtgagcaccatcgCAGGCCCGTCCATCCGGCTGCACTGCTATTTAATTCCATCACAGAGTCAGCTCCCGTCTGTGCCCTGGTGCCGAGGCCCCTGCGAGccccccggggctggggcagccctgggctcttaCCCCCTTCATGGTGACGGCCGTCTGCACCTTGGAGGCCACGGCGTCCACGCGCGACGCCATGCGCAGCCAGTTGAGCCCCTCGTTGCGCTTGCGGATGGCGTTCTCAGCATAGACACGGGCACACTCCACGTTCTtctgctgcagggcctgcagggagaGTGCTCAgagacagcctgggctgtgccatggaCAGAGAGAGTGCTCAGagacagccctgggctgtgccatggacagagagagtgctcagggagagccctgggctgtgccatggaGAGAGAGAGTGCTCAGAGACAGCCCCGGGCTGTGCCATGGAGAGAGAGTGCTCAGAgagagcctgggctgtgccatggaCAGAGAGCCTGTTCAGAgagagcctgggctgtgccatggaGAGAGAGTGCTCAGAgagagccctgggctgtgccatggaCAGAGAGTGCTCAGAgagagcctgggctgtgccatggaCAGAGAGTGCTCAGagacagccctgggctgtgccatggacagagagagtgctcagggagagccctgggctgtgccatgcACAGAGAGAGTGCTCAgagacagcctgggctgtgccatggaCAGAGAGCCTGTTCAGAgagagcctgggctgtgccatggaCAGAGAGAGTGCTCAGagacagccctgggctgtgtcatGGACAGAGAGAGTGCTCAGAgagagccctgggctgtgccatggaCAGAGAGAGTGCTCAGAGACAGCCCCGGGCTGTGCCATGGAGAGAGAGACCCCTCAGAGACAGCCCCGGGCTGTGCCATGGAGAGAGACCCCTCAGagacagccctgggctgtgccatggaCAGAGACCCCTCAgagacagccctgggcagagcagccctgttgGGTGGGCTCCAGCAGGACACGGCTCTGCCATGGCTCCAGAGCCAGCCAAACCCCCccagtggggctgcaggggccacATCCCCCTCCCCAGTGGGGtctgccctgccctggtcccACAGCAGGCACGAGGGGATGGCAGCTGCCCCACGGAGCCGAGCACCGGCAGGGTGGGCCCCACACGGGGGCAGGAGGGGGTTCCAGTGCCAGGATGGGCCCCACACTGGGGCAGAAGGGGGTTCCAGTGCCAGGATGGGCCCCACACGGGGGCAGAAGGGGTTCCAGTGCCAGGATGGGCCCCACACTGGGGCAGAAGGGGGTTCCAGTGCCAGGATGGGCCCCACACACCTTTTTGACTTTGGCCTGCTCAGCCTTGGAGTCCTTCTCAGCTTTCTTGGAGAGCTTCTCCAGCTGCTTGGCAGTGAACTGCGGGGACAGTGAGGGGCAGAGCggggacagtgagggacagTGAGGGACAGTGAGGGACGGCCAGAGCCCGTCCAGccccaccctgccatggcagggacacctgccccaagccctgtgcagcctggccttgggcactgccagggatccaggggcagccacagctgctctgggcacctgtgccagggcctgcccaccctcacagccaggaatcccatccccatgtcccgtcccttcccatcccatcccatcccatcccatcccatcccgtcccatcccaccccatcccaccctcgggcactggggagctgctcccctTTGTGCCACCGTGCCAGTGCCCAcctgtcccacccctgccacctCTCACTGGCCACGCTGCCCGACCCCCTGCCCGCGGCACCTCCGGCCACCCCCTCGGGCCGGGTCCCGGTCCCCCCGCAGGACCAGCCCCGGTCAGGCCGAGCCAGCGGGCGGAACCGGGCTCGGGACTCCCCCGGGACCGGCGGTACGGGACGGAAAGGAGGGGAAGGGCCTCCGCTGCTCTCACCTTCAGCTGGAAGAGCGTGTCTGGAAAGGAAGGAGAGCACAGACTCAGCGACGGGGCCGGTACCGGCAGCGGGTCACCGGCGACCCCGCCCACGCTTCCCGGCCGCCAGTCCCGGCTCCGACCCTCACCCCCAGACCCACCCatcccgccccgccccggccccgccgggagGCGCCGGTACCGCCCAACCCCCGGTACCGTCCATCCTGCCCGCCGCCGCTTCCGGGTTCTGCCGCCGCTTCCGGGGGACGCCGCCGCTGCTTCCGGGGTGCGCGCGCTGAGTCTCGCGAGAGCGGGGTTGGGGAATGTCACGTGGGCAGCGGGAAGCATTGGCGCGTAGGACGGAGGGGGCGGAGCCAAAAATCCGGTGCGGTGCGGATTGAGCGCGGGGCAAAGGGAGGCGGGGCCAAATGGGGCGGGGCTTTCCGGGCCGGGGTTGCTATTGGTCCCTCTCTAACAACGGTTTCCAATGCCTAACGCGTGTGGGCGGGGCCTGCTGGTGGGCGGGGCCTGCGGCGGGATAATAGCGCGCGTGCGCAGAGCGGAACTCGCCATCGCGGGCATGGCAGCGGCTGAGGCGGGACCAGAACCGGGACCAGAACCGGCACCGGGACCGGCCGAGCCTGAGCTGGAGCCCCTGCGGCTGCGGCGGCTGCGCGGAGACGGCTTCTTCGAGGTCCCGGCGGCCGATCGGGTGAGTGCGGCGGGTCCCGGGGTGTGGGAGCCGGGGGGTTCCCGTGAGGAGCCCTCGGGGCTGAACGCCGTTTGTGGTTTCAGCTGGGACGGTGCCGCAGCGTGAAGGAGTTCGAGAAGCTGAACCGGATCGGAGAGGGCACGTACGGCATCGTGTGTGAGTGCGGGCTGGGCCTCCCTGGGGGCGGCCGTGCGGACCGGGCAGGGACCTCGGGGTTAATTCCGCTCCCTGCCCGGGGTAGGGAGGGCTTTTCCGCTGGCTGTCTTCCACCAGATCACGCTGCTCTGTCCGGcatggccctgggcactgccagggatccggGGGCACTGCAGCTTCCCTgggtgcctgtgccagggcctgcccaccctgccagggaaggttCCTTACGGACATCccgtccatccctgcccttgggaagccattcccctgtGGAATCCCAGCACGGTTTGTGTCGGGAGGCACCTGTAGCCCCCACAGTTCCccctgtggctgggcaggggggcTGAGGTGAGGCGGGGGCAATGCCAGGTGTGTGTCCTGTTGCCAAGGCGGCCTGTTCTGTCCCCAGACCGTGCCCGGGACACGCTGACCAACGAGACAGTGGCCCTGAAGAAGGTGCGGATGGACAACGAGAAGGATGGTAACggaggaggggagcagggctggctctgtcctggcactgcctccAGGCCGGTCTGCAGCActgtgtccctccctccctctctgccccaGGAATGCCCATCAGCAGCCTGCGGGAGatcaccctgctcctgcagctccagcaccccAACATTGTGGAGCTGAAGGACGTGGTTGTGGGAAACCACCTGGAGAGGTGAGAGTCCCCTTTCTGTCCTCCGTGTGCctcccaaaccttccctggagccctgggctgccccagcagccagagctgtgctgggggaggctCTGACCTTGCCTTGTGTCCCACAGCATTTTCCTGGTGATGGGCTACTGCGAGCAGGACCTGGCCAGTCTCCTGGAGAACATGCAAACGCCCTTCTCGGAGGCTCAGGtacaggctgggggcaggatTTGGGTCTGGCACCCCTGGGAGGGTGCTGCCATTCCATGTGGGCACTGTGAAGGGCTCCCTAGACCCTGATCTGGGGGATTCCAGGGGTTCTGAtggagctgggctttgctgaTTTTCAGGGAATTtccaggctgggtttggggctggaaCAAACTGTCAGGGAaacagagctgagagaaaatgCCTGCCCAGAACCCCCTGGGaggacacagggctggagggacTGCAGGAGACCCCAGTGGGTTTGGGCTGTGTGGCTTTGTGCCTTCAGTGCTGCTCCCACAGAGGTGACAGCTCCTGTCCTCTGTCCCCAGGTGAAGTGCATCATCCTGCAGGTGCTCAGGGGCCTGCAGTACCTCCATGAGAACTACATCATCCACAGGTGGGAGTGGGGGAGAGAGGGGGGTCTGGGGACACCTCCCACGTCCTGGCAGCAccggcaggg from Melospiza georgiana isolate bMelGeo1 chromosome 14, bMelGeo1.pri, whole genome shotgun sequence includes the following:
- the CDK10 gene encoding cyclin-dependent kinase 10, with the protein product MPNACGRGLLVGGACGGIIARVRRAELAIAGMAAAEAGPEPGPEPAPGPAEPELEPLRLRRLRGDGFFEVPAADRLGRCRSVKEFEKLNRIGEGTYGIVYRARDTLTNETVALKKVRMDNEKDGMPISSLREITLLLQLQHPNIVELKDVVVGNHLESIFLVMGYCEQDLASLLENMQTPFSEAQVKCIILQVLRGLQYLHENYIIHRDLKVSNLLMTDKGCVKIADFGLARTYGMPPKPMTPKVVTLWYRAPELLLGMTTQTTSIDMWAAGCILAELLAHKPLLPGTSEIHQIDLIVQLLGTPNENIWPGFSKLPLATQYTLRKQPYNNLKHRFPWLSEAGLRLLNFLFMYDPKKRATAKDCLESSYFKEKPLPCEPELMPTFPHHRNKRAASTALESQAKRSKP